From the genome of Candidatus Nanopelagicales bacterium:
CGACCCCTTACCCCGGCCCAACACCTTCACCCGCAGAGGCGAAACACTGCCCGGCTCCCCCGACACCGCCGAAGTCTTCCCCGACCGCAACACCGCGCCCCGCGACCAAGCCACCGTCCGGCCCGCCGCGTTCACCAACACCAACCGGCCGCCCGACACGCGCCAACGCCCACCCGACACCCGGGCCGGAAGCACCCACCGGCCCCGATCCCGCGCCCGCGCCGCGAACGACAACACAACCCCCTGCGCCCCAGCACGCACCGAACCACGCCGAAACGCCACGGCGGAACCATCAACCCGGCCCCGGCCAAGCGCCAAACCCCGAGGCCCGGACAAACCGAGACGCGTACCCCGCCGCGCCACCCGAACCACCGGCCTACCCCGACCAGGGCGAGAAGCCACCGACACATCCAAAGGCGACGCCGCCGGCGTCAACCAGCCATCACCATCCCCATCACCCAAAACAAGATCAACATCACGCCACGAGCCCCCAGCCCGCAACCGCACCGGCCCCGGCGAGGACTCAGTAGTAAGCGACCCATCCGGACGCACCCACGTCAACGAATCCGCGGTCGTACGCGACCGAACCAACACTGGCCTACCAGACCGCGCCGCCTCAACAGATTCAGACAGAGACCCCCCCCCCAGCGGAATCGGGACCATCAAGATCGGGCTGCCCATCCTCAGCGGCGGCGGGCGAAGACACGCCCACGCCAGCAGCAGGCGGCGCCGACAACAACCCCACGACCAACGCCCCGCCGACCACAGCCAACAACAGCGGCAAACCACTCCACCGAGCCTGACTGGACATCCTGAACCTCCCCGTAACCGCGAATCACAAGAACAGACAGCGATCATTAGAACACGCGCGGACACCACCACCCGGCACCACCCAAGAAACGGCGTGTCCCCCACCGCCTCCACCGTCGCGGCCGCTCCCGACAAGCGCACCTCGAACCCCTCAGAAACACCCATCGCAACGGGCGCATCCTTCAGCAACGGCCGCATCTGGCGAGAACGGGCGCAACGAAACGGGGCCGGGGGGAGCCCACTCGAACGGTGGTTCCGCCCCCAGCCTGAATGAGGATGGGTCAACTCCCGATACCAGCGGCCCGCTGCCTCAACTGTCCACAGACGCCGAGAGCGTGGCGCGCAGCGGGCATGGACAGCGATGCCAGCCCGCAGCTCGGAGAGAACGACACTCTGGCTAGATTCGCGGACGACAGCCCGGTCCTTCGCCAGACCTCCGAAACTTCCTCCCAGGCGCGATCCACGGACACTTCCTGGCCTCCCAGAACAGGCACCGCGCCAAGCATCACGACCTGTCCGGATTCGAAGGTCTCGGCGATGGCGTCCGCTCGCTCGCTTTCCATGGCCATGTCGAACGACACCCCCGCGAAGCCCGCGTCCCGGGCGAGCTGGAACGGGAACCGGCCGCAGCAGTGCAGGATCACCGGCACGTCCAACGCGGTGATGCGGCGCAGAGCGGCGACCGCGCGCGACTCGTCGACGCTCGGATACCTTCCAAAGCCGCTGGCGGTGGGCAGGCTGCCCTCCAGCGCGAACGGCAGCGTCGGCTCGTCGATTTGCAGCGCTATCTGGCGCCCTCGCATCCGGTCGCGGATCCGGTCCACATGCCCTGACGCGGCCTCTGCCAAGCCGCAAGCAAGTTCATCCACTAGCCCTGCGTCTGACAACAGGAGGTTTCCCCGACGCGTCTCGACCCCAGCGGCGAAAGACCACGGCCCAGCCAGCTGGACCTTGTACCAGCCGGAGGAGCCGGAGAGAACCTCAGCGCCCCGGTCAATGTCCCCCGCGAGCCAGGCGGACGCCTGACGCATTACCGACGACGGGCCGCCAGATAGCCGCCAGCCGCTGGCGGAGGTCTCTAGTGACAGGTCCGAGGACAGGTCCGCTAGGAGGGCGCCGACTCTGCCTATCATCCCCGCACCAGGCCCGCGGCCTGGCAGCTCGGGCAAGTGAGGCAGGTCCACCAACTCTCCGGCGATCACGGCGGATGCCTCAGCCGGGTCCGTTCCAGGCATGGAACCGACTCCTGTCGCCGCTACTGGCAAAGCAGTTCGAGTTACAGCGTTGGAGTTCCCGTCGTCGCTCATGACCTCAACGCTATCGTCGGGCTGTGACGTGGCTCAGCCCGCTTGTGATCATCACAGCCAAGCACGACAACGTGGCCGATCTGCTGACGTCGACTCCGGCTCTTCCTGCCTGGTCCACGTACGCCGCGGTCGCGTTCGGGGCGCTGGCGGGCGCCGCGTTCGCCGCGAGGCGCGGATTCGATGTGATCGGCGTGCTGGGGCTCGCGGTGGCCCAGGGTATGGGAGGCCTGCTGCTAGAGGCGATCCTGCTGCAGACCGGCGAGCCGGCGGTACTCACCGATGGCCGGTACTTGCTGCTTGTCACTATCGCGGCCATGCTCGGCTTCTTCTTCGCCGGCTTGATCGCGCGCGTGCTTGAGGCAGCGGTCTTGCTGGACGCGCTGTCGCTCGGACTCCTATGCGGAATTGGCACCCACGCCGCGATGCGGTCCGGGCTTGACGACATTCCGTCGATCTTCATCGGCGTGTGCACCGCCGTGGGGGGCCTCGTACTGCGGGATATCCTGGCTGGCCAGGCCCCCCAGATCTTTCGTCCAGGGATCTTCATCTCGGTCGCTGCCCTGATAGGGGCGATCTTGTTCGTCGTCCTTGTCACGATCGGAGCGACGCTCGCCTTCGCGCAGGTGGCGACTCTCTTCGCCGTCACGATTCTGCGAATGCTCTCAATCCGTTTGCGCTGGCAGACCCGCGAAGCACACGACCTAAGCGACCGGGTTTGGCACCGATGGCAGCAGCCCGCGCCAACGACGGATGCCTCCACGGGGGCGCAGGATTCCGCCACGGGGGCGCAGGATCGAATGCCGTGACAGACACCGTCCTGGCGGTGCCGAGCCTGGTAACCACGCTGTCCATCACTGCCGGAGCGATCTCAGGCGCGCTTCACGCTAGATCCCGGCGCCTAGACATCACCGGCATAGCCCTCGTGGCCCTATGCACCGGGATCGGCGGTGGCGCCATCCGGGACGTCATCCTCGGGCAGGACGTGCCATTCTTCCTCGTCAGCAACGCCCTGGGCGTGGCTGCCGTTGGCGCGATCGCCGGGTACTTCTTCACCCGCATCGTTTCGCACTTGAACCCCGCGATCTTCACCGTGGACACACTCCTCATCGGGGTGTGGGTCGTGATCGGAGCGGAGAAAGCTCTCAACGAGCATTTGTCGGCCTCGGCGGCCGTGATGCTCGGGGTGATAACCGCGGTCGGGGGCGGTGTGCTCAGGGACGTGCTGTGCAGGGAAGTGCCGACAGCCTTGATGCCGGGACAGTGGGTAGCGGCATCAGCAATCGCGTCGGCCCTGGCCTTCGTTGGCGTTGATACCTGGACTGGTCAGCGAACACTGGCCACGGTACTAGCGATCGTGGTCGCCTCGGGGCTTCGCTTGGCCAGTGCCAAACGGGGCTGGGTCACGCCGGACGCCGTCACCGCGTCCCGGCGCATCCGGCAGTGGGTGCGGCTTGGCGGGGGCGATGGCGGGGAACCTAGTAAGTAGTCGTGCCCTGTCCCAGGACGACGTCACCGTCGTACAGCACACAGGACTGGCCGGCCGCTACCGCGTGCAGCGGTTCGAGCGCCCGGATCGAGAACGAATCCGCTGAGCATTGGACTACCTCGGCGTGAACCGCCCGTCCGTGCGCCCTTGTCTGCGCCAACACGCGCGAGCCACGCGCCGGACGGGGACCGCACCATACGGGACTCGAAGCGACCAGGCCGAAGGCGTCCAAGCGCTCTCGTGTCCCAACCTCGACGACACGGCTGGCCGGATCCACGCGCAACACGTATCGCGGATGGCCGGACGGGTCTGGTTCGGTGAGCCGCAGCCCGCGCCTTTGGCCGACGGTGAACCCGTACGTTCCGTCGTGGACGCCAACTTGACGTCCCGAATCCGCGTCCACTATCGGGCCAGGACGTACTCCCAGCCGGGCGCGAAGGAATCCGGCCGTGTCGCCATCGGGGATGAAACAGACGTCGGTACTGTCAGGCTTGCGCGCGACCAGAAGACCCAGCCGAGCGGCCTCATCGCGCACAGCCGACTTTGATGTACCGCCCAACGGAAATAGGCAGCGACGCAAGGTCTCGGCACCGAGCACGGCTAGAACGTACGACTGGTCCTTAGCGCCGTCGACGGCACGCCTGAGCCTCACGCCACCTTCACGAACCTCCAGTCGCGCGTAGTGCCCTGTAGCGATCGCGTCGAAGCCCAGTGCCCTGGCCCGTTCGAGCACGTGGGAGAACTTGATCCGCTCGTTGCACCGCAGGCATGGATTCGGCGTTCTTCCCGCCGCGTACTCTGCCACGAAGTCGTCGATGACCTCTGATCTGAACTCAGCCGAGACGTCCCACACGTAGAACGGGACCCCCGCTACGTCAGCGACCCGCTGTGCGTCGTGCGCGTCATCCAGGGAACAACAAGTCCTGGAGTCACTCACCGGCCAGCCCGAATCAACCCCGAGCGCCAGATGCACTGCCGTGACATCGTGTCCAGCCGCGACCAGTCGAGTCAGAGCGACGGCTGAGTCCACTCCCCCGGAAACCGCGGCCATTACGCGCATGTCAGTGGCTGCCGACGGCGACGCGCCCTTGACTGCGGGAGCCAGATACCGCGTCCGGCAATACCCGCAGCACGTCGGCGATGTCGCGGTCCGTCGAGGTCCAGCCGAGACTGAACCGAAGCGACTGGCTAGCCGCCTCCGGGCTGGCGCCCATAGCCAGCAGCACCCTGCTGGGCTGCGCCACACCGGCCGAGCAAGCCGAGCCAGCCGAGACCGCGATGCCTTCGGCGTCCAACAGCATGAGCATCGCGTCGCCCGGACACCCGGGGAAGGTCACATGTGCGATACCTGGGAGCCCTGTGGCCGAGGAGTTGACTACGGCGTCCGGAACGAGTCGCGTAATCCCCGAAGTCAGCTTGTCCCGCAGCTCGCGCATCCGCGAGCCGTGCGCATCGAGATTGTCGATGGCTTCTTGGAGTGCTACGGCCAATCCAGCCGCGCCGGGTACGTTGGATGTGCCTGCCCGCTGGCCTCGCTCCTGGCCTCCACCGCGAAGGATCGGGTCGATCTCGTTCGCGGCGACAACGGCACCAGTTCCAGGAGGCCCACCGAACTTGTGCCCGCTCAGTGACAGCGTGCCAGCCAGCCTCGGCGAGACCGGGACGGAGCCAACGGCCTGGACCGCGTCGCTGTGCAGCGGCACTCCCCTGTCACGGCACAAGGCCGAGATGGCGCTGATCGGCTGGATCGTCCCGACTTCGTTGTTAGCCCACATGACGGCTACTAGCGCTGTCGTGTTCGCCCGCTCGTCCAACACCGACTCAAGGTGATCAACATCTACAGTGCCGGATTGATCGCAGACGACGGTCTCCACGACTGCCCCGGCAAGAGTCAGCGACCGCACTGTCTCCGATACCGACTTGTGTTCGATCTCGGAGACGATCACCACTCGCCGTTCCGGTTCCCGCCTTCTGCGAGCCCGGTAGGTTCCAATGATGCCGAAGTTGTTCGACTCGGTTCCCCCCGATGTGAACACCACGTGGCGCGGGTCCACGCCTAGGCTGGCGGCGACCCTCTCGCGTGACTCTTCAAGCACCCGGCGCGCTGCGCGCCCATATGAGTGCGACGACGAAGCGTTACCGACTACATCGACCTGACTCAGCCACGCATCACGGGCAGCGGGCCGAACCGGCGTCGTCGCCGCGTGGTCAAGATAGGCCATCTGACAAGGGTAGCCCGGCGCCCCGAGGCCCGAGAAAACGTCAGCCCTTGCGCTTCTTGATCTCCTCAATCAGCTGAGGAACGACCTGGAAGAGGTCACCGACAACCCCGAAGTCGGCAAGCTCGAAGATCGGCGCCTCTTCGTCCTTGTTCACCGCGACGATGGTCTTGGCCGTTTGCATCCCCGCGCGGTGCTGGATCGCTCCCGAGATCCCGCACGCGATGTATAGCTGGGGAGCTACGGTCTTGCCGGTCTGACCCACCTGATACTGGTGCGGATACCAGCCCGCGTCGGTCGCGGCGCGGGATGCGCCAACAGCCCCGCCGAGCAGATCCGCCAGCTCCTCGATGAGCTTGAACCCGTCCTCGCTCCCCATCCCACGGCCACCAGCGACGACGACTGCGGCCTCTGCCAACTCAGGACGACTGCCCTGGGCCTCAACTACGCGCTCTGTGATCTTGGTTGATCGGTCCGAGTCGCTCAAGGTGACTGAAACGGGGACGACTGTGCCCGCCGCCGGCGCTGACTCGGGGGCAGTCGAGTTCGGGCTAATGGTCACAACGGGCGTCCCGACACCCACGCGCGACTGAACGGTCACGGCACCGCCGAATACGCTCTGGGTCGCTGTCAGATCAGGGCTGACGTCCACAGCGTCTGTGATGACGCCTGACCCGATCCGGACGGCGAGTCTTCCGGCGACTTCTTTGCCTTCAGGGCTCGAGGCGATCAGGACCGCGCCCGGCGGGTGCTGGGCGACCAGTTCGGCCAGCACCGCCACCTTGGGCGCGACGACGTGATCAGCCAGCTCAGCGGCATCGGCCACGTAGACCGTCTGCGCCCCGTACTCGGCCAACGGCGCCGCGTCGACGCCAGCTCCGATTACTACAGCCGACGGCTCACCAAGAGATCTCGCCAGAGTCAGCAGCTCCAGCGTCACCTTCTTGACGGCACCGTCCGCATGGTCCACGAGAACAAGAATTTCACTCATTTCAGCAATACCCTTCACGTTGCCTAAATGATCTTTTGCTCGGCCAGGTATCCAGCGGCTTTCGTGCCGCCATCACCCTCGTCGGCAACCTTGACACCGGCAGCCTTGGGCGGCCTCGCGGCGAAGCTGACAACTTCGCTCCGCTTTCCGGCCAAGCCGACGGCGCCCGCGTCCACGCCAAGGTCTGAGATGCCAACCGACTCAACGGTCTTCTTCTTCGCCGCCATGATGCCCTTGAACGACGGGTACCGCGGCTCGTTGATCTTCTCGACAACGCCCAGCACAGCCGGAAGGCTGGCCTCGACCTTGTCGTGGCCGTATTCGGTCACTCTATTGATCCGCAGAGTGCTTCCATCGATCTCCACGCTGCCAGCAGAGCTCATCTGCGGCCATTCGAGCTGCTCAGCCACCATGGCCGGGAGCACGGACATCCGGGCGTCAGTGGATTCGGAACCGAACATGATCAGGTCGAAGTCCTTGCCTCCCAGTGCCTTGGCCAGCACTAGGGAGGTCGCAACGGCGTCAGAACCGCGCAGACCGTCATCCACGATGTGGATCCCAGAGCCCGCGCCCATCTGCAGGGCCTTCCGGATGGTCTCCTGGGCCTTCTCCGGACCCATGCTGACGGCTACTACTTCACCGCCATTGGCTTCCACTAGTTTCAGGGCTTCCTCGACCGCGTACTCGTCAAGCTCGTTCATCACTCCATCGACTGACTCGCGATCGAGAGTGTTGTCGGGCTCGAGCAGCTTCTTCTCGGCCCAAGTGTCTGGGACCTGTTTTACGCAAACCGCAATCTTCATGGCCGTTCCACGACCTCCCAACAGACTCAGTCCGCCAACCCGGCAGGATCAGCCGGGGGCGACTCCCTCCGGCTCTGATCGGCAATGTTACCCACGGGTAGCCGAACCTGATCACCAGGCCCATCAAACCTCGCCGATGGCTGACCAGCATCGGCATGCCAGGTCCCGCGCCTTAGCATCCGGGGTCCCGCGCCTTAGCATCCGGGGGCCCGCGCCTTGGGATCCGGGGGCCCGCGGCTTCAAGCCTCACGCCGCGGGACTAGGGGTCCAGCGCGCGGGACCTACGCTTGACGGGTGACACAAGAGCTGCTGCTGACCGGGGAACGGACAGTCCCGGGCGTGGCTCTGGAGAACTACTGGTTCCGCAGACACGAAGCTGCCTATCAATGGGTCATCGACTCGTTCAACCTCGCGGGCGCGCTCGTCGTTGAGGCCGGATGCGGAGAAGGCTACGGTGCGGCCGCGCTATGCGGGGCCGGCGCCAATGTCCTCGCCGTCGACGACGACCCTGCCACCGCAGAGCACGCCAACGTTCACTACCCACAGGTCCGTGTGGCGCAGGCCAATCTCGTCCAACTGCCGCTGCCGGATGCCAGCGTTGGCTTCATCGTGTCGATGCAGGTCATCGAGCACCTTTGGGACGTCAGGGCCTTTCTGCGTGAGTGTCACCGCGTCCTGGCCCCGGCGGGCACACTCATCGTGTCCACGCCGAACCGAATCACCTTCTCCCCCGACTTGGGGCGCCACGAGCCACCCGTCAACCCGTTCCATCGCGAGGAGTTCGATGCGGGTCAACTCAGGGACCTAGTGTCAGGCGAGGGGTTCGACGTGACAGCGATCGCAGGGCTCCAGCACGGTCCGCGGCTGCTCGCGGCGGAACGCGCCAGCGGCTCGCTCGTTCAGCGCCAGATCGACGCCATACTGTCTGGCGACACCTGGCCGACTCTGCTCAAACAGGAAGTCGCCCAAGTCACCAGCGGGGATTTCACTATCGGTCCAGTGATCCCCGAGGAGGCCCTCGACCTGATAGTCACGGCCCGTCGGAGATCGCCGTGACCGATCAGCCTGTTGGCACCTTCTGCCTAGTTCTGCACACCCACCTGCCGTGGCTCGTCGGGCACGGCTCGTGGCCGGTCGGGGAAGAGTGGCTGCATCAGGCCTGGTCGGGCTCCTACGCTCCGCTCTTTGACCTGCTGGAACGGCTCGCCGAGAGGGGCCGCGGCGACCTCGTGACGTTGGGCGTGACTCCGATCCTCGCCGCCCAACTGGACGACCCCCGGTGCCTCCAGGCTCAGCACACGTGGCTATCCGACTGGTACTGGCGCGCGGTGGGCCTAAGCCGGAACCGGGACCAGAACAAGCGGGCTCTGGGCGACTGGGAGGCCGAACGGGCTAGCGAAGCTCTCGCCAGATTCGAAAGGGACTGGAGCCATGGCGGCTCCCCGGTCCTGAGGCGGCTCATCGACTCCGGGACAGTCGAGTTGCTGACAGGACCGGCCACACATCCGTTCCTACCTCTGGTCCGACCCGAAGTCGCCAGCTTCGCCCTGTCCACAGGCTTGGATGACGCCACGATCAGGTTCGGCAGTCGCCCTGGCGGCATGTGGGCTCCCGAGTGCGGCTACCGGCCCGGCCTGGCTGACTTGTACTCCGACATGGGGATTACCCATTTCGTCATGGATGGCCCGAGCTTGCGCCACGTCGGAGCCGGAACGGAGCTGGCCCATCCCATAGCCGACACCGGCGTAATCGCGTTCGGACGCGACCTGGATGTCACATACCGTGTCTGGTCACCGCGCCGTGGATACCCGGGCGGCCGTTGGTACAGGGACTTCCACACGTTTGACCATCAGTGGGGGTTCCGCCACAGTCGGGTCACCAGCACCAGGACCGCTCCAGACGACAAGGCGCCATACAGTCCGTCCCGCGCGGCAGCGGCCGTCGAGGCTGACGCGATTGACTTCGTCCGAACCGTCCGGAACCGCCTGCGAGTCATCCGGGACGCCAACGGCGGGCGCGCTGGTCTGACTGTTGCCGCCTACGACACCGAACTCTTCGGACATTGGTGGGCCGAGGGACCGCAGTGGCTTGAAAGAGTGCTCGAACTGCTTCCCGAAGCGGGCGTGCGGGTCACAACACTTCGCGGCGCTCTGTCACACGGTCTGATCGGCGAGCCAATCGACCCTGAGTCCGGATCCTGGGGCGCTGACAAGGATTGGCATATCTGGGATGGCGAGATGGTCCACTCGATGGTGGCCGACAACAACACCGCGCAAGGCCGCGCGCTTGACCTGCTGAAGAGGCTCGACGCCAGCCCGGGCCGAACCGGAGCCGCGGATCAGCTCATCCGCGACCTGCTCCTGGCCCTGGGCAGCGACTGGGCTTTCATGTCCAGCCACGGCTCCGCGTCGCAGTACGCCAGGGACCGACACGCAGGCCATCACGCCGACTTCGCCGCGCTGGCGGACCTAGTTGACGACGTCGGCTGGGATGATCCGGCGACGAAGGTCCTAAGCGACCGTCAGCGTGTGGCCGACGGGCCCTTCGGCCACTTGAACGCACAGCTTCTCGCATAGGCTTCGGACGGTGCGCGTCCTCCACCTGTCCTGGGAATACCCTCCGCTCGTCTACGGCGGGCTGGGGCGGCACGTCGAGGCGCTCGCGCGCGCTCAAGCTGCCGCGGGCTTCGAAGTCACTGTGGTCACCCAAACGGAGGGGCCACCCGCGCGGGAGACCGTGGAAGGTGTACGCGTCATCAGAGTGCCGCGGGACTTGCCGTCGCTTCCGTTCGACGAGGCGAACTTGCTCGCATGGGTCGCTGGGCTGGAGCTCGCACTCACGCGAGCAGTGGTCGACATGGCGAAGGACTGGCAGCCAGACGTGGTCCATGCTCACGATTGGGTAGTGGCTCACACGGCGGTCACGTCGCGGGCACTCCTCAACGTGCCAGTCGTGGCCACGTTCCACGCCACGGAGGCAGGACGTCACCAGGGTTGGCTGCCATCACCGCTGTCGCGCGCCATCTACTCCGTGGAGTGGTGGCTCGCGCACGAATCCACGAGTCTGATCACCTGCTCTGAGCACATGCGCTGGGAAACCGACCGTCTCTTCGGGGTAGGCGTGGACAAGGTGTCGGTCATCCCCAACGGGATTGACCGACGGGTCTGGAGCACCACACCGCAAGCGGTGGAACGGATGCGCGCACGCTACGGCGGCAGCGGACCGCTGCTGATCTCCACAGCCAGGCTGGAGTGGGAGAAGGGCATACACACCCTGCTGGACGCGATGGTCGACCTACGCAGGAGCGTGCCCGGCATTCGACTCGTGATCGCCGGCCGGGGCGGCAAAGAGGCGGATCTGCGCGAACAGGCTCAACGGCTGCGTCTCGGCCGTGCGGCTACCTTCTTGGGTTGGCTGCCCGAGCCTGACCTCCACGCGATCGTGGCGGCCGCTGATGTCGCGATCGTACCCAGCATCTACGAGCCGTTCGGCCTCGTCGCCCTTGAGGCCGCGGCACTGGGAACCCCAGCGGTCGTCGCCGACACAGGCGGCTTGGCGGAGTTCGCCGACGCCGGGAGAGTAGCTGTCACGTTCAAGCCCGGTGACGCCAGTTCGCTGGCCGCAGCCGTGCGCGATCTGCTAGCCGACCCAGAATCGGCACAGCTGCGCGAGCAGGCAGCGGATGAGGCCCTCTCCGCGAAGTACTCCTGGGATCTCATCGCCCAACTCGCCAAGGAGACCTACGAGTCAGCCAAAGCCCGCGAGCCCGAGTCAGCGGGAAGGGTTACGGCCGCTCCTCCACCCGCGCCTTCGGGCAATCTGCTGCGATCGCCGAAGGACTCCTGAGCATCGAAGGACTGACCGCCGACCCGGAAGGGGCCTGGAGCATCGGCCCCGGAAGTCACTGCTTCCACCGCATGGGCAGTTTTCCGCGCGATGTCCGCCAACGCTTCACGCTTCGCCGCGTCGCCCTCGTACATATGCACGCGGTTCTTCAGGATCCGGGCAGGAACGCCGCCGACGATGCTCATCGCCGGGACTGACCCCCGCACTACCGCGTGCGCGGCCACTACGGACCCACTCCCTATGCACGATGCCCGCAGCACCGTGGCCTTGGTACCGATCCAAACATCCGCGCCGATGCGAACCGGGGTCTTGACTATGCCCTGGTCCTTGATGGGAACTTGGATGTCCGCCACGACATGATCGAAGTCGCAAACGTAGACCCAGTCGGCCACTATCGCCCCGGCTCCGATCTCTATGTCCAGGAAGCAGTTGATCGTGTTGTCGCGTCCGAACACGCACTTGTCTCCGACTGTGAGGACACCCTCGTGGCACCTCAGACGGTTGTCTTCGCCGATGTGCACCCACCGTCCCAGGACCATTTGGCCGTAGCCCCGACGGGCTGTCACTTCTACGCGCCGCCCCAGGAACACGAAGCCGCGCGTGATGATGTGAGGGTTGCGGACTTTGAACCAGAAGAACCGCCAGTACCTCAGCAGATACCACGGAGTCCACGCACGGTTGCGGACGATCCAGCGAAGAGATGCCCAGGTGACGAACTTCGCTTGGCGCGGATCCGCGTTCCGCCCTGACGGCACCACGTCAGCCTCCGAACTTCGCGCCAGCGACGGAAACGTTGTAGAACAGCGCACTGGGAACGACGCGCGTCCACAACCGTTCGTCGATCCAATTCAGACTCCCCCAACCCAGGTAGGCGAACTGGTACCAGCGCCAGCCCAGCGATTCTGGACGCACGGCGGTCTCGAACGTACGGACCGGCCAGCCGAACCAGGATGCCGTGAACTCACTGGGGGATGTGTCCACGTCGACGGCGCCACATCGAACGCACAGGTCGACGAGCTCACCCGGATCGAACGTGTGGACGTCGACCGCAGCTTCCAGAGCGGATTCCCACTCGAACGCCGCGACTTCCGCCGGCGCCCGCCCGTAGCGGTTTCGCCATGCGGGCACCCTGTCCAGTAGCTTCGTCGCGGACCAGGTCGCACGAGACAGGCGTTGCGCCAAGTAGCCTCCGCGCTGGGTCGGTTCCCCGGTGAAGACGAAGCGTCCCCCGGGCCGCAGGACTCGCAGTACTTCTCGAAGGGCGGAGTCCAGATCGGGTATGTGATGCAGGACCGCGTGCCCGCAGACCAGGTCGAACGAATCGTCATCGAACGGCAGAGCTTCAGCATCAGCGACCCTCCCGTCGAGGCGCATTCCGAGTGCGCGGCCGTTGCGCAACGCGACATCGACCATGCCCGGCGATAGGTCGGTAACCACGGCCCGGTCGATGATGCCCGCCGAGATCAGGTTGAGCGTGAAGAACCCCGTTCCCGCCCCGATCTCCAGCGACCGCGCGAACGGAAGGTCCATCCGACCCGCGACCTGCTCGAATCTCCTGCGCGCGTATTCGATGCAGCGTTCGTCGTAGGAGATGCCCCACTTGTCGTCATAGGAAGCGGCTTCCCAGTCGTGGTAGAGGACATT
Proteins encoded in this window:
- a CDS encoding acyltransferase produces the protein MVPSGRNADPRQAKFVTWASLRWIVRNRAWTPWYLLRYWRFFWFKVRNPHIITRGFVFLGRRVEVTARRGYGQMVLGRWVHIGEDNRLRCHEGVLTVGDKCVFGRDNTINCFLDIEIGAGAIVADWVYVCDFDHVVADIQVPIKDQGIVKTPVRIGADVWIGTKATVLRASCIGSGSVVAAHAVVRGSVPAMSIVGGVPARILKNRVHMYEGDAAKREALADIARKTAHAVEAVTSGADAPGPFRVGGQSFDAQESFGDRSRLPEGAGGGAAVTLPADSGSRALADS
- a CDS encoding glycosyltransferase family 4 protein yields the protein MRVLHLSWEYPPLVYGGLGRHVEALARAQAAAGFEVTVVTQTEGPPARETVEGVRVIRVPRDLPSLPFDEANLLAWVAGLELALTRAVVDMAKDWQPDVVHAHDWVVAHTAVTSRALLNVPVVATFHATEAGRHQGWLPSPLSRAIYSVEWWLAHESTSLITCSEHMRWETDRLFGVGVDKVSVIPNGIDRRVWSTTPQAVERMRARYGGSGPLLISTARLEWEKGIHTLLDAMVDLRRSVPGIRLVIAGRGGKEADLREQAQRLRLGRAATFLGWLPEPDLHAIVAAADVAIVPSIYEPFGLVALEAAALGTPAVVADTGGLAEFADAGRVAVTFKPGDASSLAAAVRDLLADPESAQLREQAADEALSAKYSWDLIAQLAKETYESAKAREPESAGRVTAAPPPAPSGNLLRSPKDS
- a CDS encoding DUF1957 domain-containing protein, encoding MTDQPVGTFCLVLHTHLPWLVGHGSWPVGEEWLHQAWSGSYAPLFDLLERLAERGRGDLVTLGVTPILAAQLDDPRCLQAQHTWLSDWYWRAVGLSRNRDQNKRALGDWEAERASEALARFERDWSHGGSPVLRRLIDSGTVELLTGPATHPFLPLVRPEVASFALSTGLDDATIRFGSRPGGMWAPECGYRPGLADLYSDMGITHFVMDGPSLRHVGAGTELAHPIADTGVIAFGRDLDVTYRVWSPRRGYPGGRWYRDFHTFDHQWGFRHSRVTSTRTAPDDKAPYSPSRAAAAVEADAIDFVRTVRNRLRVIRDANGGRAGLTVAAYDTELFGHWWAEGPQWLERVLELLPEAGVRVTTLRGALSHGLIGEPIDPESGSWGADKDWHIWDGEMVHSMVADNNTAQGRALDLLKRLDASPGRTGAADQLIRDLLLALGSDWAFMSSHGSASQYARDRHAGHHADFAALADLVDDVGWDDPATKVLSDRQRVADGPFGHLNAQLLA
- a CDS encoding class I SAM-dependent methyltransferase, which encodes MSSQVSDSRPVGAGGRVDEDEFRRAWRDPKLANVLYHDWEAASYDDKWGISYDERCIEYARRRFEQVAGRMDLPFARSLEIGAGTGFFTLNLISAGIIDRAVVTDLSPGMVDVALRNGRALGMRLDGRVADAEALPFDDDSFDLVCGHAVLHHIPDLDSALREVLRVLRPGGRFVFTGEPTQRGGYLAQRLSRATWSATKLLDRVPAWRNRYGRAPAEVAAFEWESALEAAVDVHTFDPGELVDLCVRCGAVDVDTSPSEFTASWFGWPVRTFETAVRPESLGWRWYQFAYLGWGSLNWIDERLWTRVVPSALFYNVSVAGAKFGG